Genomic window (Methanothrix sp.):
CACCGAGCCCGACGATCTTTGAGAGCAGGGCCACGCCCCAGCTCAGGAACGGACCGAAGTGGAGTGGCGTGCCATTCGGAAAGTTCGTGAGCGGATCGAACCAAGGACGTTGCCAGTGGAGGAACGTCGTCTTGGCGAGCATCATGTGATACCATGCGTCGCTCTCACTGCTGAACCTGACCGCATCTCCAATGAACACATTCCTGAATGGAACTACAGCTCTTAGGTAGATGGAGAGCAGAAACAGCAGACCAAGTCCCGCATACCAGTATCTCTCGGGCAGGCGCTTTCTGCTCTGCTTTTTGCTATCTGTGTCCTTCTTCATATCCATGGGTCCCCTGTTTTAGCGATGGAGAGCATATTTCAAGGAGATAAACGTTTTGAGGCAGAATAACGAGCAGGATGGCGACGATTCATGGGTTTGCTTTTATCCAGTTGATGACAGTTATGGTGTCCGGGAGTACTGACGGAACCGGCACTTTCCGGCCAAAAACTGACGAGTATCGCGAGATCCACATTGCTGATGCCAGTTTTACTAGCGGACGACCAATCTGATTCGGGTCATCCCATCACCAGCGCGGGAATCTCACACCACTCATTGCGTTCTACTTTCCGAATCTTCTCTCCCTTCTCTGGAAATCCCTTATCGCGCGCAGAAAGTCCAGGCGTCTCAGTGATGCCCAGTCGACATCTGTGAAGTACAGCTCTGAGTACGCAGCCTGCCATATCATGAAGTCGCTGAGCCTTCTGCCACCAGCCCTTATGACCAGATCCGGCTTCTGCTTGAACCTGAGGTAACGCTCTATGGTCTCCCTGTCTATCTCATCCGGATCCATCAGACCTGCGGCAACATCCATGAGAACAGACCTTATCGCCTCTGTGACCTCCTTCTTCCCACCGTAGCCCAGGGAGATTGTGACACTGATCCCGCCCTTTCCGGTCGATGCAGATCTGTCAGCGTCGATGATGATCACGTCCGCGGGGGCATTCTTCAGGATGGACTCGAGAGAGGACGCGAGATCCCCGGCGTACTGCCCGATGTGTATCAGCAGGCTATCGATGCCGAGCGATGCGCTCCACTCGACGAGCTCCCTGAACTTCTCCAGTCCCAGGCCGTCGAACGATGATACCACAAACGCCACACATCCGGGCCTGGGATGGCTCATGACCTCCCTTTCAAGGAGCTTTTCGTATAATTTGTGTATCAAGTGAATCTCTCCGGGAGCATCGATCGAAACAGATCGATTCTGAGATGCAGTGCCTCCCTGTAATCCATACTCAGCAACTCTTGAAGGCAAAGTATTTTTGGTTGGATGGCGACTGGTTGGCCATGCAGAGAGAGGACGCCATGAGGCTCGCGCTGGGTGCGCTGGCATTCCTGCTCCCAGTGACAGGCGTCTTCACCGCGATCTTTCTTGCAGTCTGCCTCCTGCACAGGCCCACCAGAATGCTGAGTGCATCGCTTATACTGCTTCTGATACTCAGAGAGGTGCTGACCTACACGCACCTGGATCTTCCGATGTATGTTGTTGCGATATCGTTCATTCCGCCGACCGTGGCCCACACAGTATCAAAGAGGTTCCAGCAGCTTGCGGGCAGCTTCATATATATAATGGCCACTGTGGCGATCGGCTATCCGGCTGCGTACCTCTCGGCTCCGTATCTCCTGCAGGAGAAGATACTGTTTCTGACCATACTCGGAGGGCTGAGCGGTGCATTCCTGCAGCATGTCTCCAGAGAGATGGACTTCACTGTGCCATTTGGCGCTTGCATGGTCATGTGGCTGTTCAGTTTCGAATACCCCCTTCCGGAGCTCAGCAACATCCTCATGATATACATGTTCGCCGTGCTTCTCGGGGTTGGAGCTTACTGGGCGAAGGCTGCGGATGTTGATGCCGTGCTCAGCGAGGTCATAATATGCATACTGGTGGTTCTCTTTGCCGGCCTGAAGTGGTTTCTGCTCCTCCTCACGTTCTACCTGCTCGGAGGCGCGTTCACGCGCTACGGATATTCGTACAAGCACAGCCTGGGGATCGCCCAGGAGAAGTGCGGCGTCCGAGGATATAAGAACGTGTACAGCAACAGCTTAGTTCCTCTTGTGGCCGCGCTGTGCTACGGGATATACAGCAACGAGATATTCTTCTATGCCTTCCTCGGCGCTGTGGCAACTGCGAATGGAGATACGCTGGCCAGCGAGATAGGTGAGACCAGCAGGTCCAGGCCAAGGATGATAACCACGCTGAAGCCCGTGGATCCAGGCGTCGATGGAGGGGTGACACCTCTCGGGGAGATGGCATCGCTGGCCGGAGCTGCAGTTATAGGGCTGGTCGCGGTTGCAACGGGCATGAGCGGCGCGGATGGTTTCATGATCGCACTTACGAGCGGTTTTCTGGGATCGAACTTCGACAGCCTGATGGGAGCTGTATTTCAGAGACGGGGTTTGCTCACAAACAACGGCGTCAACCTCGTCGCAACGCTCTTCGGCGGGATTGTCGGGGCTCTGATGGGGGTGCTCATTTGAAGGTCTATGCTGTTCTCGGAGATCCGGTAGAGCACAGCCTGTCTCCTGTGATGCATAACGCCGCCTTCCGTGAAATGGGGCTGAAGGCAAGCTACCATGCGTTCAGGGTTGGGATACACAGGCTGAGGGATGCAATTCTGGGCGCTGATGCCATGGGCTTCGGCGGCCTCAACCTGACAATTCCTCTGAAGGAGGGCGCGATGGCCGTGGTCGAGCCGGACGAGACCGCGAAGGCGATCGGCGCCGTGAACACAGTCTCATTTCGTGGAGGGATCAGGGGTCACAACACCGATGGGACTGGCGCGTCGCTTGCCCTGAGGCATTACGGCGTGGATGTCAGAGGAGCGAAGGTACTTCTCATAGGCGCTGGAGGCGCTGCCAGAGCAATCGCATACCAGCTGTCCAGAGAAGGCGCACGGATCGTGGTAACAAACAGGACGACTGAGAGGGGAGAGGCGCTGGCCGGGGATCTCGGCCTGGAGTTCCGCCCGTTCGGGGAGATCGGGGATCTTGTCAGAGGCTCAGACATAGTTATAAACGCAACATCTGTGGGAATGCGTGATGGCGACCCCAGACTCTTTGACGGGAGCATGCTGAGAGCGGAGCAGGTGGTCTTCGATATAATCTACAGCAGAGAGACGGAGCTTCTGAGGGATGCGAGGAGGGCCGGTGCGAAGGCGATCGATGGGGTCATGATGCTCGTGTACCAGGGTGCTGCAGCCTTGGGGATCTGGACAGGGCTCGAGGCGCCGGTCGGTGTGATGGAGGCTGCGGTCAGAGCCGCGCTCAGGGGTTGATTGGATCCACCATGTGGCATGCGAGGATGTGGCGTGCCAGAAGGATTGAAACGGATGTATCTGGAATCGATGGTTTTGCGATATTGCTGCGCGCCTTCGGATGGGATGCATGAAGCTTTCGCGATTGTATAACGACAGGGGATGAGGAATGGGCAGGATGCTGATAGTTGGCGGGACAGGGGAGACCGGCTCATGGTTTGCCAGGTACTTCAGGGATCATGGATTCGATGTGTGCATATGGGGGCCGAGCGGAAGGTTCCATGTTGCAGATGCTCTCGGAGTGAGATACGCGCGCGATCTAATGTGCGAGGTGGGGGAGAGCGATATCGTGGTGCTGAGCGTGCCGATAGACAGAACGCCAGAGGTGGCCAGGAGGATCGGGCCGGCAATGAGGAGTGGATCGCTGCTGATGGATCTGACATCTCTCAAGGTCGAGCCTGTGCGGGCGATGGTCGAGTCCTCCCCTCCCGATGTTGAGGTCCTCGGAGCACATCCCATGTTCGGGCCGACGATGCCATCGATAAGGGGTCAGACGGTGATAATCACGCCTGTAGAGGGGCGGTGGGGGAGATGGTCATCTCATATCAGGGAGATCCTGGAGAGGGACGGCGCCAGGGTCGAGGTCCTCGCGCCTGAGGAGCACGACAGGATGATGGCTGTGGTCCAGGCTCTGACGCACTTCTCATACATTGCTGTAGGCTCAACCCTTCGCGCCCTTGACTTCGACGTCTCAAGGTCGAGAAGGTTCATGAGCCCTGTTTACGAGGTGATGCTCGATTTCGTGGGGAGGATACTTGACCAGAACCCGGAGCTGTATGCATCGATTCAGATGAATCCCTTTGCGAAAGAGGTGCGGAGAGTGTTCATAGAGGAATGTTTGCGACTATCAGACGCGGTTGATCATGGCGATCTCGAGGGATTCATGAGGACTATGAGGGAGGCTGCGGAGCACTTCGGCGACACACACAGCGCGCTCCAGCGCTCTGACAGGATTATCAACCAGCGGGCTCAGGAGCGGGAGTGATCTCATCCCGAGAGGTCACTCAGAGAAACTTAAAAGCAATGATAACAATTAATAAAAATATATGAGGCCGCTGCTGTTCGGAAATGGGAGATTACTGATATGCGAGGATGAACTGGGGATCATCCGGGATATTTACTATCCCTATGTGGGTCTCGAAAATCACTGTAACATGATACGCGTAGGGATTTACGACGCGAATCTTCGCGTATTCAGCTGGCTTGATAGATGGGGGATTCAGCAGAGATACAAATCATCTTTCGAGAAGAACTTCTTCGAGACTCTGGAGGATCTCAAAACGGATGACCGCAAAAATATGGAGATTGGCTTTTGTGCATCGAACATCGGTGAAACCATCTTCGAAAACCAGTCGTTGGGATTGAGGGTGAGAGTGCTGGATGCGGTACATCCATCATCAAATTATTTTTATAGATTGTTCGATGTGATGAACATCTCGCCATCTTCCAGGGACATCAGTCTCTTCTCAAACCAGAATTACAACATACTGGAGAATAAGATCGGTGAGACGGCATTCGTAGATGGCGATATGTTGATTCACTACAAACGTGATCGGTACTTTCTTCACAGCAGCTATCCGCAGTTCGATCAATATGCTGTAGGGGTTGCTGAGTGGAAGGGAATGCAAGGTACTTGGAAGGACATGGAAGAGGATGGAATGCTGAGCTGCAATGCAGTAGCGCATGGATCCATCGACTCGACTATCAGCTGGAGAATATCAGGCATCAGGCCCGGGGAGTCAAGACGCATACACATGTGGATCGTTGTTGGTAGGGGGCATCGCCAGGTGGTTGATATTCACAGAAAAATGAAAGAGAATGGACCGGCCAACGTCTACCGCATCAGCTTCAATTTCTGGAAAGCGTTTATCGAGCACGTCGATGCTCTTCCAGAGTGCAGGAACCTCCGCGAGCTGCCGGAGAAGGTACAGGATGCATTTTACAGAAGCCTCATGGCTACGGTTGCTCATATGGATGTGAACGGATCGATTATCGCCTCCTGCGATTCGGAGATAAAGCAATTCGGAGCGGATCTTTACACCTATTGCTGGCCAAGAGATGCCTCGTGGGCATGTATAGCGCTGGATAGGGCCAGATATCACCATCTCAGCAAAGAAATTATAGATTTTTTATCTAAAATAATAACTGTGGACGGTTATTTTCTCCATAAATACACACCTGCTGGTGATTTCGGTAGTACAT
Coding sequences:
- a CDS encoding undecaprenyl diphosphate synthase family protein — translated: MIHKLYEKLLEREVMSHPRPGCVAFVVSSFDGLGLEKFRELVEWSASLGIDSLLIHIGQYAGDLASSLESILKNAPADVIIIDADRSASTGKGGISVTISLGYGGKKEVTEAIRSVLMDVAAGLMDPDEIDRETIERYLRFKQKPDLVIRAGGRRLSDFMIWQAAYSELYFTDVDWASLRRLDFLRAIRDFQRRERRFGK
- a CDS encoding TIGR00297 family protein, which translates into the protein MQREDAMRLALGALAFLLPVTGVFTAIFLAVCLLHRPTRMLSASLILLLILREVLTYTHLDLPMYVVAISFIPPTVAHTVSKRFQQLAGSFIYIMATVAIGYPAAYLSAPYLLQEKILFLTILGGLSGAFLQHVSREMDFTVPFGACMVMWLFSFEYPLPELSNILMIYMFAVLLGVGAYWAKAADVDAVLSEVIICILVVLFAGLKWFLLLLTFYLLGGAFTRYGYSYKHSLGIAQEKCGVRGYKNVYSNSLVPLVAALCYGIYSNEIFFYAFLGAVATANGDTLASEIGETSRSRPRMITTLKPVDPGVDGGVTPLGEMASLAGAAVIGLVAVATGMSGADGFMIALTSGFLGSNFDSLMGAVFQRRGLLTNNGVNLVATLFGGIVGALMGVLI
- the aroE gene encoding shikimate dehydrogenase, producing the protein MKVYAVLGDPVEHSLSPVMHNAAFREMGLKASYHAFRVGIHRLRDAILGADAMGFGGLNLTIPLKEGAMAVVEPDETAKAIGAVNTVSFRGGIRGHNTDGTGASLALRHYGVDVRGAKVLLIGAGGAARAIAYQLSREGARIVVTNRTTERGEALAGDLGLEFRPFGEIGDLVRGSDIVINATSVGMRDGDPRLFDGSMLRAEQVVFDIIYSRETELLRDARRAGAKAIDGVMMLVYQGAAALGIWTGLEAPVGVMEAAVRAALRG
- a CDS encoding prephenate dehydrogenase/arogenate dehydrogenase family protein — protein: MGRMLIVGGTGETGSWFARYFRDHGFDVCIWGPSGRFHVADALGVRYARDLMCEVGESDIVVLSVPIDRTPEVARRIGPAMRSGSLLMDLTSLKVEPVRAMVESSPPDVEVLGAHPMFGPTMPSIRGQTVIITPVEGRWGRWSSHIREILERDGARVEVLAPEEHDRMMAVVQALTHFSYIAVGSTLRALDFDVSRSRRFMSPVYEVMLDFVGRILDQNPELYASIQMNPFAKEVRRVFIEECLRLSDAVDHGDLEGFMRTMREAAEHFGDTHSALQRSDRIINQRAQERE
- a CDS encoding glycoside hydrolase family 15 protein, which translates into the protein MRPLLFGNGRLLICEDELGIIRDIYYPYVGLENHCNMIRVGIYDANLRVFSWLDRWGIQQRYKSSFEKNFFETLEDLKTDDRKNMEIGFCASNIGETIFENQSLGLRVRVLDAVHPSSNYFYRLFDVMNISPSSRDISLFSNQNYNILENKIGETAFVDGDMLIHYKRDRYFLHSSYPQFDQYAVGVAEWKGMQGTWKDMEEDGMLSCNAVAHGSIDSTISWRISGIRPGESRRIHMWIVVGRGHRQVVDIHRKMKENGPANVYRISFNFWKAFIEHVDALPECRNLRELPEKVQDAFYRSLMATVAHMDVNGSIIASCDSEIKQFGADLYTYCWPRDASWACIALDRARYHHLSKEIIDFLSKIITVDGYFLHKYTPAGDFGSTWHPVPMIQLDETGLPLYALYHNWLMSKDVWIIGRYFSSLVRPAAEFLVGSIDRTTNLPAESFDLWEERRGSHAYTAAVVHAGLRGASEIARILGNEKFHSRWSQAAELIRHAALDLYDDSIMHFSRSPSDSTLDASVFSIWYFELLPANDPRVVNTMRAIERELTRPSGGVARYMHDSYHGYMNSWIICTLWLAQWHIAVGSLDRALELIKWCSDHTFSTGLMPEQVSDDNTFRSVLPLMWSHCTFVLAVLEYLRAVSDNQRKE